The following coding sequences are from one Ornithodoros turicata isolate Travis chromosome 1, ASM3712646v1, whole genome shotgun sequence window:
- the LOC135396286 gene encoding uncharacterized protein LOC135396286 gives MTCQVVLSALVACASAGGLGGGYSLGHGGYGGGYGGGLGGLGGFGGGLGFGGGLGGGLGGGLGFGGGLGGGLGGGLGGGVQVGIGGALVGGGVSSGPQLVGVGPAVVAPLATLSVVKQPVVKQLYHSRKVVQHVQVPVTTVSQNIRPVVLNHGGAGFGGGFGGAGVGGGFGGAGIGGGFGGAGFGGGFGGAGLKGGYGLGGGYGKGWH, from the coding sequence ATGACCTGTCAGGTTGTTCTGAGCGCCCTCGTGGCATGCGCCTCTGCTGGAGGTCTTGGAGGTGGCTACAGTCTCGGACACGGAGGCTACGGCGGCGGCTATGGTGGCGGCCTGGGCGGTCTCGGAGGTTTCGGGGGCGGCCTCGGTTTCGGGGGTGGACTAGGAGGTGGTCTCGGTGGTGGCCTCGGTTTCGGAGGCGGACTAGGAGGTGGTCTCGGAGGAGGTCTTGGCGGTGGCGTTCAAGTCGGCATCGGTGGCGCACTCGTCGGCGGCGGCGTTTCCAGCGGACCACAACTCGTCGGCGTCGGCCCAGCCGTTGTCGCCCCACTTGCCACCCTCTCCGTTGTCAAGCAGCCAGTCGTCAAGCAGCTTTACCACAGCCGCAAAGTTGTGCAGCATGTCCAGGTTCCAGTGACCACTGTCTCCCAGAACATCAGGCCCGTTGTACTGAACCACGGTGGTGCCGGATTCGGTGGTGGATTCGGCGGCGCCGGTGTCGGCGGTGGATTCGGCGGCGCCGGTATCGGCGGTGGATTCGGAGGTGCCGGTTTCGGTGGCGGTTTCGGCGGCGCCGGTCTCAAGGGTGGTTACGGTCTAGGAGGAGGATACGGCAAGGGATGGCACTAG